From one Leptospira dzoumogneensis genomic stretch:
- a CDS encoding MotA/TolQ/ExbB proton channel family protein produces the protein MHNRYTNLSLRQWIAIALVGGFVLTATLPTFSQDAAPTDANKTEQTTAPAEQPAPAPAEKSGTWGFVDLFNKGGWTMYPLALSSIIALGIIFERIYFLTTSKLLPKGFNIDLGEKVDEKGFDGAKEFIDANPSYKISDILKNGIDVSAGNAEIFAKGIEREAAEVIVVLERGLVILAAVSTIAPLIGFLGTVSGMINAFDAIANADQVNAKVVAGGIKEALITTAAGLIIAIPAMTFHQYLTSRIDGFTSEVEEAANRIYKEFLKRNARA, from the coding sequence ATGCATAATCGATATACTAATCTCTCTCTACGCCAATGGATCGCCATTGCACTTGTAGGAGGATTCGTTCTAACTGCAACTTTACCTACTTTTTCTCAAGATGCTGCGCCTACTGACGCAAACAAAACCGAACAAACTACTGCGCCTGCAGAACAACCTGCTCCAGCTCCTGCTGAAAAAAGCGGAACCTGGGGATTTGTAGACCTGTTCAATAAGGGTGGATGGACGATGTATCCATTGGCTCTCTCTTCTATCATCGCTCTTGGAATTATTTTCGAAAGGATCTACTTCCTTACTACTTCCAAACTTCTTCCTAAAGGTTTTAATATCGATTTAGGGGAGAAGGTTGATGAGAAAGGTTTTGATGGAGCGAAAGAATTCATCGATGCAAACCCTTCTTACAAAATTTCCGATATTTTGAAAAACGGTATCGATGTATCTGCCGGTAACGCTGAAATTTTCGCAAAAGGTATCGAGAGAGAAGCTGCCGAGGTGATCGTTGTTCTTGAAAGAGGGCTCGTGATCTTAGCTGCTGTTTCGACTATCGCACCTTTGATCGGGTTCTTGGGAACGGTTTCCGGTATGATCAACGCATTCGATGCGATCGCTAACGCCGACCAAGTGAATGCGAAAGTGGTTGCGGGCGGTATCAAAGAAGCTCTTATCACTACTGCTGCCGGTTTGATCATCGCAATTCCTGCTATGACTTTTCACCAATACTTGACTTCCAGGATCGACGGATTCACTTCCGAAGTGGAAGAAGCCGCAAACAGAATTTATAAAGAATTCCTGAAACGTAACGCAAGAGCTTAA
- a CDS encoding ExbD/TolR family protein: MIQLKKKRGLEEISASSMSDIAFLLLVFFMVTAVFFVKEGLNIQLPRKNSNPTLILRENIYEILVAGETIKMRNKVLGTRDYKDLAEFRKDLNDLEIPNLDEKVALIKTTGETKYGNMLDALSAVQLRGFKQVSVKRLK, translated from the coding sequence ATGATTCAGCTTAAGAAAAAAAGAGGTTTGGAAGAAATTTCGGCCTCTTCTATGTCGGATATCGCGTTTCTTCTTCTCGTATTTTTTATGGTGACCGCGGTGTTTTTCGTGAAGGAGGGTTTGAATATCCAACTTCCCCGCAAAAACTCCAACCCCACCCTAATTTTAAGAGAGAATATCTACGAGATATTGGTGGCTGGCGAAACGATCAAGATGAGGAACAAAGTACTAGGTACTCGTGATTACAAGGATCTCGCAGAATTCAGAAAAGATCTGAACGATCTGGAAATCCCGAATCTAGACGAAAAAGTCGCTCTGATCAAAACGACCGGTGAAACAAAATACGGAAATATGTTGGATGCTCTTTCTGCAGTGCAGTTGAGAGGATTTAAACAAGTCTCCGTAAAAAGATTAAAATAA
- a CDS encoding ExbD/TolR family protein: MALKKKKAPPSIPVSSMADIAFLLLVFFMVTSVLDTDPDLPLALPDVPGGEQLNKKIANLYIGADKAIYFNQIRMPLNEAINNVRAKLATTPDLKVLIHADKDVDYASLDDVFELLKEAGALKVSLVTKTTQGGGLK; encoded by the coding sequence ATGGCACTTAAAAAGAAAAAAGCTCCACCTTCCATTCCGGTCAGTTCTATGGCCGATATCGCCTTTCTTCTTTTGGTATTCTTTATGGTGACTTCGGTCCTTGATACGGATCCGGATCTTCCACTTGCGCTTCCGGATGTTCCGGGAGGAGAGCAGCTCAACAAAAAGATCGCGAACTTGTATATAGGTGCGGATAAGGCAATATATTTCAACCAGATCCGTATGCCTCTTAACGAAGCGATTAATAACGTAAGGGCAAAGCTCGCCACTACACCAGACCTTAAGGTGCTTATCCATGCGGATAAGGATGTGGACTATGCAAGTCTGGACGATGTATTCGAATTATTAAAAGAAGCGGGAGCCTTAAAAGTTTCCCTTGTGACTAAAACCACTCAAGGAGGAGGACTGAAATGA
- a CDS encoding energy transducer TonB — protein sequence MNQVVSSPSSSKKRSGLRRFVDRYRMETFLGSSAILQIAALLFWYTPPTTYDHLDKLIDEVAFVDNIVIQDPNVGEAPDDGEFEVTDTLKKKEDSRIAGAQDAIVSGATAPIDLSPNLQPEYTKDAQSAGIGGTLTLEVIIADTGEVLRVRNIGKTLGYGLEESAIQAFYKKRYSPSVLDGKKITVKVYVPVRFSLY from the coding sequence ATGAACCAAGTAGTTTCCTCTCCTTCTTCTTCCAAAAAACGTTCCGGTCTTCGCAGGTTTGTCGATCGTTATAGAATGGAGACATTTTTAGGTTCCTCCGCGATCCTTCAGATTGCCGCTCTACTCTTCTGGTATACTCCTCCGACTACCTACGATCATTTGGACAAACTAATCGATGAAGTCGCTTTCGTGGATAATATAGTGATCCAGGATCCAAACGTAGGAGAAGCTCCTGACGACGGAGAATTTGAAGTTACGGATACTCTAAAGAAAAAAGAAGACTCTAGGATTGCAGGAGCTCAGGATGCGATCGTATCCGGTGCCACTGCACCGATCGACCTTTCTCCGAACCTTCAGCCTGAATATACCAAAGATGCTCAATCTGCAGGTATAGGTGGAACTCTTACCTTAGAAGTGATCATTGCAGACACTGGAGAAGTTTTAAGAGTACGTAATATTGGTAAAACCTTAGGTTACGGATTAGAAGAATCCGCAATCCAAGCCTTCTATAAAAAACGTTACTCTCCCTCTGTTTTGGACGGGAAAAAGATTACCGTAAAAGTCTACGTTCCAGTTCGTTTCTCTCTCTATTGA
- a CDS encoding spinster family MFS transporter, with the protein MESNSNQAKHAWRILILLFLANLLNFFDRTIPAIIIEPIRHEWDLSDLQLGIVGSAFTVIYAIAGLPLGRLADSWSRKKIIGWGLAIWSAFTALNGYAWNYLSFVSVRMGVGIGEASYAPAANSLIGDLFPSHKRARAVGIFMLGLPLGLVLAFFTVGAMVKAFGTWRAPFFIAALPGILLSIFFFFIREPERGAAESVQVSKVTPSQPIKKVLKIPTMWWIILSGLTFNFAAYAVNSFLVSLLQRYYHFTLVKAAITTGFIVGITGLVGLTLGGWIADKIHQRSERGRLLFGAFNLFVSGILILLALLQSEEMVLFFSLLLGFGWLLSYNYYTCVYPAIQDVIEPRLRATAMAIYFAAMYLLGGAAGPAVVGWFSDYLTRSAMLRSGTSEMTEQFKAIGLHDSLYLIPVTVLLTSLFVFLASKSFAKDASEMKRSLEGKV; encoded by the coding sequence ATGGAATCGAACTCGAATCAAGCCAAACATGCATGGAGGATCCTGATCCTTCTATTCTTGGCAAACCTTCTGAATTTCTTTGATAGAACTATCCCTGCAATCATCATAGAACCTATTCGACATGAATGGGATTTAAGCGATCTCCAATTAGGTATCGTAGGTTCCGCATTCACTGTCATCTATGCCATCGCAGGATTGCCCTTAGGAAGACTCGCGGATTCTTGGAGCCGCAAAAAGATCATCGGTTGGGGACTTGCGATCTGGAGTGCATTCACCGCTTTGAATGGATATGCTTGGAATTATTTATCTTTCGTTTCAGTTCGAATGGGTGTAGGTATCGGAGAAGCAAGTTATGCACCTGCCGCAAACTCTCTTATAGGAGATCTATTTCCTTCTCATAAAAGAGCGAGAGCGGTCGGTATTTTTATGTTGGGCCTTCCGTTAGGACTGGTCCTTGCATTCTTCACAGTGGGAGCAATGGTAAAAGCTTTCGGAACTTGGAGAGCGCCATTTTTCATCGCAGCATTGCCTGGAATTCTTCTTTCCATATTTTTCTTTTTTATCCGTGAACCCGAAAGAGGAGCCGCAGAATCCGTCCAAGTATCGAAAGTCACACCTTCTCAACCTATCAAAAAAGTATTAAAAATTCCTACTATGTGGTGGATCATTCTATCAGGTCTTACATTCAACTTTGCCGCATACGCGGTGAACAGTTTCTTAGTTTCTTTATTACAAAGATATTATCATTTCACTTTAGTAAAAGCAGCGATCACTACCGGATTTATTGTAGGGATCACGGGTTTGGTCGGTTTAACTTTGGGAGGCTGGATCGCGGATAAGATCCACCAAAGATCGGAAAGAGGCCGCCTTTTATTCGGTGCATTCAATTTGTTTGTGTCCGGAATTCTGATCCTTCTCGCATTACTTCAGTCGGAGGAAATGGTCTTATTCTTCTCCCTTCTACTCGGCTTTGGATGGTTACTTTCTTATAATTATTATACCTGCGTTTATCCTGCCATTCAGGACGTGATTGAACCGAGGCTCAGAGCGACTGCGATGGCGATCTATTTCGCGGCTATGTATCTGTTAGGTGGGGCGGCAGGTCCTGCAGTTGTAGGTTGGTTTTCCGATTATTTGACCAGATCCGCAATGCTTCGGTCGGGAACTTCCGAGATGACGGAACAATTTAAGGCGATCGGCCTCCATGATTCTCTCTATCTGATCCCGGTGACTGTGCTGCTGACTTCCCTATTTGTATTCTTGGCTTCCAAAAGTTTTGCCAAGGACGCATCGGAAATGAAGAGAAGTTTAGAAGGAAAAGTATAG
- a CDS encoding LA_3150 family lipoprotein, producing the protein MKSKLKFILPLLGLLAISCSSDQKDDVALLQALVGTPDDGNNSIVVVEVAGNFTDYTGECYDHFTVLGVSNSTISPTNYYLYVMFGHSLDTELRKSALSKQTCGSLGFLGSGIPTNASPVNFRYYTCDPNLGQAGGDCGKKIKSAVGFP; encoded by the coding sequence ATGAAATCTAAACTTAAATTCATACTTCCACTTTTGGGACTTTTAGCTATTTCCTGCTCTTCCGACCAAAAGGATGATGTAGCTTTATTACAAGCGTTAGTAGGAACTCCGGATGACGGGAATAATTCCATCGTAGTGGTAGAGGTTGCAGGAAACTTCACGGACTATACCGGAGAATGTTACGACCATTTTACCGTTCTAGGAGTTTCAAATTCCACGATATCTCCGACCAACTATTATCTTTATGTAATGTTTGGACATTCTCTGGATACGGAACTTAGGAAATCAGCTCTTTCCAAACAAACCTGCGGTAGTTTGGGATTTTTGGGCTCCGGAATTCCTACAAACGCAAGTCCAGTGAATTTTAGATATTATACCTGTGATCCAAACCTAGGACAAGCCGGGGGAGATTGTGGGAAAAAGATCAAGTCAGCAGTAGGGTTTCCCTAA
- a CDS encoding phosphate ABC transporter substrate-binding protein, with the protein MKKIGLRLIVLLAFALSSFSVSGEEKKTITIKGSDTMVILVQKWTETFPDKSVQFQVTGGGSGTGIAALINGTTDICSASRPLKPQEIQQLKEKYNSNGVEIKVAIDGISLYVNKKNPVAKLSLEEIRKIFTGKITNWKEVGGEDHKIVLYSRENNSGTYEYFKEHALEKQDFDPSAQHMVGTAALVNAISKDKWGIGYGGAAYAAGVKDIAVSADANSKAELPTEANILTNKYPISRYLYFYLREAPKDQTKKFIDWVIGKDGQKVVKDVGYFPLKKK; encoded by the coding sequence ATGAAAAAGATAGGTTTAAGACTTATTGTCTTATTAGCGTTCGCTCTTTCTTCATTTTCCGTATCCGGGGAAGAGAAAAAGACAATCACCATTAAAGGATCCGATACGATGGTTATCCTGGTTCAAAAATGGACCGAAACCTTCCCGGATAAATCCGTTCAATTCCAAGTTACAGGAGGAGGATCCGGAACCGGGATCGCTGCTCTAATCAATGGAACTACGGATATTTGCTCTGCCTCTCGTCCTCTCAAACCTCAAGAAATCCAACAATTAAAGGAAAAATATAATTCCAACGGTGTGGAAATCAAGGTTGCAATCGACGGTATTTCTCTTTATGTAAACAAAAAGAATCCGGTCGCAAAACTTTCTCTGGAAGAAATCCGTAAAATTTTCACGGGAAAGATCACCAATTGGAAAGAAGTTGGCGGAGAAGATCATAAAATCGTATTGTATAGCCGCGAGAATAACTCCGGAACTTACGAGTATTTCAAAGAACATGCTTTGGAAAAACAAGACTTTGATCCTTCCGCACAACATATGGTAGGAACTGCAGCACTAGTGAACGCGATCTCCAAAGACAAATGGGGAATCGGTTACGGTGGAGCGGCTTACGCTGCCGGAGTTAAAGATATAGCGGTTTCCGCTGACGCAAACTCTAAAGCGGAACTTCCGACTGAAGCGAATATTTTGACCAATAAGTATCCTATCTCCAGATATCTATATTTTTATCTGAGAGAAGCGCCTAAAGACCAAACTAAAAAGTTTATCGATTGGGTGATCGGAAAAGACGGACAAAAAGTTGTGAAGGACGTAGGTTACTTCCCTCTTAAGAAAAAGTAA
- the pstC gene encoding phosphate ABC transporter permease subunit PstC, producing MSKLDPLLRYLLHPSRRKIDVFAETLVKGTAATSILIILLIFFFVFREASSLFFSDSTQATSTIQSSGVPTEYNPDSGSDTPAEYNPDGDTLELNKPVAVSTPEPEKLSLFENLFSKVWQPVSSVPKFGILPLIVGTAKTTIIAILIGAPLAILAALNITFFVPARVREIVKPAIEMLANFPSVVIGFFCLMDVATLVKATFDIDFRLNALTGGIGLAIAVTPIIFTVAEDALSTVPQSYRQASLALGATEWQTAYRVMLPAALPGVFAAVLLGIGRAFGETMIALMATGNAPMMSFGIFDPSRTFAATIGAEMGEVIWGSEHYNILFFLGVLLFLFTFSLNAITELYVKKRLMKKFQGS from the coding sequence ATGAGCAAACTCGATCCTCTGCTGAGATATCTTTTACATCCGAGCAGAAGAAAAATAGACGTTTTCGCGGAAACCTTAGTAAAAGGAACCGCTGCAACTTCCATCCTTATCATTCTTCTTATTTTTTTCTTCGTCTTTAGAGAAGCTTCTTCCTTATTCTTCTCGGATTCTACGCAAGCCACTTCCACTATCCAAAGCTCCGGGGTCCCAACGGAATACAATCCTGACTCCGGTTCGGATACTCCTGCGGAATATAATCCGGACGGAGATACTTTAGAATTAAATAAACCTGTTGCAGTCTCTACTCCTGAACCTGAAAAACTTTCTCTTTTCGAAAATCTTTTCAGCAAGGTATGGCAGCCGGTTTCTTCCGTTCCTAAATTCGGTATTCTACCTTTGATCGTAGGAACTGCAAAAACTACCATCATAGCAATTCTGATCGGTGCACCTCTGGCTATTTTAGCCGCTTTGAATATTACGTTTTTTGTACCTGCAAGAGTAAGGGAGATCGTAAAACCGGCCATCGAAATGCTTGCAAACTTCCCTTCAGTAGTGATCGGATTTTTCTGTTTGATGGATGTTGCTACCTTAGTAAAGGCAACCTTCGATATAGATTTCAGATTGAACGCTTTGACAGGAGGGATCGGTCTTGCAATCGCAGTCACTCCTATCATATTTACGGTTGCGGAAGATGCACTAAGTACCGTGCCTCAATCTTATAGACAGGCATCCTTAGCATTAGGCGCTACCGAATGGCAGACCGCTTATAGAGTTATGCTTCCTGCAGCGCTGCCCGGGGTATTCGCCGCGGTCCTTTTGGGGATCGGAAGGGCCTTCGGAGAGACAATGATCGCTCTTATGGCTACCGGTAACGCTCCTATGATGAGTTTCGGTATTTTTGATCCGAGTAGGACATTTGCCGCCACGATCGGTGCGGAGATGGGAGAAGTTATCTGGGGATCGGAACATTATAATATTCTGTTCTTCCTGGGAGTTCTTCTTTTCCTATTCACTTTTTCCTTGAACGCAATCACTGAGCTGTATGTTAAAAAACGGCTTATGAAAAAGTTCCAAGGCTCCTAA
- the pstA gene encoding phosphate ABC transporter permease PstA: MKWKKVRLKRRRVVKDKIYSILALGAPMLATGLILSAVLLMLGNIFYKGISGVNWEFLTEAPRNNNLEGGIFPAIYGTVYLVFIMILFSIPIGTATGIFLSEYTARDSKFAMTVRFAINTLAGVPSIVFGLFGVGFFIQFLGKGMDYVANNTTPVWGKPALIWAAATLAILTLPVVIISVEETMRSIPREMRESSLALGATKWQTIWKLILPNSLTGILTGAILAIGRGAGEVAPILFVGVVYSLPELPSHLSDQFMQLGYHLFVLATQSPDVDAAMPKQYATTVVLLILTFGMSFFATFLRYRIRKSRGKAHV, from the coding sequence TTGAAATGGAAAAAAGTCAGACTTAAAAGAAGAAGAGTCGTTAAAGATAAAATTTATTCCATATTAGCTCTCGGTGCTCCTATGTTAGCTACAGGACTCATCTTATCGGCGGTCCTTCTTATGCTGGGAAATATATTCTATAAAGGAATTTCAGGTGTTAACTGGGAATTCCTGACGGAAGCGCCAAGGAATAATAACTTAGAAGGCGGGATATTTCCTGCGATCTATGGAACTGTATATTTAGTTTTTATAATGATCTTATTCAGTATTCCGATCGGAACCGCTACCGGGATCTTTCTTTCCGAATATACCGCAAGAGATTCTAAGTTCGCAATGACTGTTAGATTCGCGATCAATACATTGGCAGGAGTTCCTTCCATAGTATTCGGTCTATTCGGTGTGGGATTTTTCATCCAATTCCTGGGAAAAGGAATGGATTATGTTGCGAATAACACCACTCCGGTTTGGGGAAAACCCGCTCTGATCTGGGCCGCTGCAACCCTTGCGATCCTCACCTTACCTGTAGTCATTATCTCCGTAGAAGAAACCATGAGAAGTATTCCGAGAGAAATGAGAGAATCCAGTCTCGCGTTAGGTGCAACCAAGTGGCAGACCATTTGGAAATTGATCCTGCCGAATTCTTTAACCGGAATTTTAACTGGAGCGATCCTTGCGATCGGAAGAGGTGCGGGAGAAGTAGCTCCGATCTTATTCGTAGGAGTTGTATATTCCCTACCGGAATTACCTTCTCACCTATCGGATCAGTTCATGCAATTAGGCTATCATTTGTTCGTGTTGGCGACCCAATCCCCCGATGTGGACGCAGCAATGCCGAAACAATATGCAACGACAGTCGTATTATTAATACTTACCTTCGGGATGAGTTTTTTCGCTACATTCTTAAGATACAGAATCAGGAAGTCCAGGGGCAAGGCCCATGTATAA
- the pstB gene encoding phosphate ABC transporter ATP-binding protein PstB: MKDTKVKIKSRHFNFFYGENQALHDISLEIHAKKVTAFIGPSGCGKSTFLRSINRMNDVIDSSKVNGKLEIDGINIYDPLMNVVELRKRVGMVFQKSFPFPKSIYENIAYGLKLNGGVSKDQMDHIVEESLRKSALWKEVKDRLNDSALGLSGGQQQRLCIARAIAMNPEVILMDEPCSALDPISTKKVEEFISEFKDSYTIVIVTHNMQQAARVSDYTGFFYMGRLVEFDTTKKMFHDPSKKETEDYISGKFG; this comes from the coding sequence ATGAAAGACACAAAAGTAAAAATAAAATCCCGCCATTTCAACTTTTTCTACGGTGAGAACCAGGCATTGCATGATATCTCTTTAGAAATCCATGCGAAGAAGGTCACTGCGTTCATCGGACCTTCCGGCTGCGGTAAATCCACTTTTTTAAGATCCATCAATCGTATGAACGATGTGATCGATAGTTCTAAAGTGAACGGCAAACTGGAAATAGACGGTATCAATATTTACGATCCTCTAATGAACGTTGTGGAACTCAGAAAAAGGGTCGGAATGGTTTTCCAAAAGTCCTTCCCTTTTCCTAAATCCATTTATGAGAACATCGCTTACGGGCTGAAACTGAACGGTGGAGTCTCAAAAGACCAAATGGATCATATCGTAGAGGAAAGTTTGAGAAAGTCCGCACTCTGGAAAGAAGTCAAGGACAGACTGAACGATAGCGCGCTTGGACTCTCCGGAGGACAACAACAAAGATTATGTATCGCAAGAGCTATCGCAATGAATCCTGAAGTGATCCTAATGGATGAACCTTGTTCCGCATTGGACCCGATCTCCACTAAAAAGGTGGAAGAGTTCATCTCCGAATTCAAGGATTCATATACGATCGTGATCGTGACGCATAATATGCAGCAAGCTGCCAGAGTAAGCGATTATACCGGTTTCTTCTATATGGGTCGTTTGGTGGAATTCGATACAACCAAAAAGATGTTCCACGATCCTTCCAAAAAGGAAACAGAGGATTATATCTCCGGAAAATTCGGTTGA
- a CDS encoding carboxylate--amine ligase: MLETQTEQDLLRQSDPMEFWPTWKLYLPLIPYIAFESIRSIRPGSLSSLGFGTIVSANPDIPLGGLVGESKDQILQKIDPRHVLKFFFVPKDSKDINSILEKMNSIGLDFPVILKPDSGQRGQGVRKIQNREHLEECLLESNVDLLIQEFHPGPFEVGVFYYRYPNESKGRIFSITRKVFPKITGNGISTLSQLIENHPRFKIQKKTFQKRFPETWDKIPKLGEIICLSEAGNHCQGTLFLDGSEWITPELENKIHEISSSFSGFYFGRYDIRFSSLKDFLEGKDLHIVELNGVTSESTNIYDPRFSIQERYSILFSQWKILFQISRQSKAKGAGIFPILKALYNFYFGDRIVSDLSS; the protein is encoded by the coding sequence ATGTTAGAAACTCAGACGGAACAAGATCTTCTTAGGCAATCAGATCCTATGGAATTCTGGCCTACTTGGAAATTGTATCTGCCTCTGATCCCTTATATCGCATTCGAATCCATCCGTTCTATCAGGCCCGGCTCACTTTCTTCCTTAGGATTCGGAACAATCGTTTCTGCAAATCCGGATATTCCTCTAGGAGGACTCGTAGGGGAATCAAAAGACCAAATCTTACAAAAAATCGATCCTCGCCATGTATTAAAATTCTTTTTCGTTCCCAAAGATTCGAAAGATATAAATAGTATTTTAGAAAAAATGAATTCGATCGGTTTAGATTTTCCAGTCATACTCAAACCGGATTCCGGACAAAGAGGGCAAGGAGTCAGAAAAATCCAAAACCGGGAACATTTGGAAGAATGTTTACTGGAATCAAATGTAGATTTGCTTATCCAGGAATTCCATCCCGGTCCATTCGAAGTAGGAGTTTTTTACTATAGATATCCGAATGAATCTAAAGGTAGAATATTTTCCATCACCAGAAAAGTATTTCCGAAGATAACGGGAAATGGGATCTCCACCCTCTCCCAATTAATAGAAAACCATCCTAGATTTAAAATACAGAAAAAAACATTTCAAAAAAGATTTCCAGAAACTTGGGACAAGATCCCAAAACTAGGAGAGATCATTTGCCTTTCCGAAGCCGGGAACCATTGCCAAGGAACTTTATTCCTGGATGGCTCCGAATGGATCACACCTGAGTTGGAAAATAAGATCCATGAGATCTCCTCTTCATTTTCAGGTTTTTATTTCGGAAGATACGATATCCGCTTTTCCTCTCTCAAAGATTTTTTAGAAGGAAAAGATCTACATATAGTGGAATTGAACGGAGTCACTTCCGAATCCACGAATATATATGACCCCAGATTTTCGATCCAAGAAAGATATTCCATATTATTCTCCCAATGGAAGATATTATTCCAAATTTCCAGACAGTCCAAGGCGAAAGGGGCAGGCATATTTCCCATTCTAAAAGCTTTGTATAATTTTTATTTCGGAGACAGGATCGTGTCCGATCTTTCCAGTTGA
- a CDS encoding adenylate/guanylate cyclase domain-containing protein — MKQKLIQLIYLIFGDPKKNSLEHRLFNAISLVNGSLNILGSIFEETTEYSHRVILLNLISGSILLVMYYFSRFKNIYYVLFWPLNLTILAYLSSLWFLHGGSNGGNHYYFIPALVIATILLKNHNIFFIYGFYAFVTGSLYIFEYFYPNFIVPQKDRDTEYMDLGGNYIFVQILTGILIFILSRNLNIERKKSDNLLRNILPESIADELKMNDTVQPKRYDSVTVLFTDMAGFTQIAEKMSPEELVKELHFFFAEFDKIAKKYGLEKIKTIGDAYMAVAGLPTPNNTHARDAVFCGLEFQQFMKKQKIERQNLGLPTWELRLGIHTGSVVAGVIGTEKFAYDIWGDTVNTASRMESSGVAGEVNISLDTFHFVREDFICESRGLIKAKNKGEIEMFLVKEAREA, encoded by the coding sequence ATGAAACAAAAGCTAATCCAGCTTATTTATCTGATCTTCGGAGATCCTAAAAAGAACTCTCTTGAACATAGATTATTCAATGCAATTTCCTTAGTGAACGGAAGTTTGAATATCCTAGGCTCCATCTTCGAAGAGACAACGGAATATTCTCACCGCGTAATTCTTCTGAATTTGATCTCCGGTTCTATCCTGCTCGTTATGTACTATTTTTCCAGATTTAAGAATATATATTACGTTCTTTTCTGGCCTTTAAATCTGACCATACTGGCTTATCTATCCTCTCTTTGGTTCCTGCATGGAGGCTCTAACGGGGGGAATCATTATTATTTCATTCCTGCATTGGTGATCGCCACCATTCTTTTAAAAAATCATAATATATTTTTCATTTACGGGTTTTATGCTTTTGTCACCGGTTCCTTATACATATTCGAATATTTTTATCCGAATTTTATCGTTCCACAAAAAGATAGAGATACGGAATACATGGACCTGGGTGGAAACTATATCTTCGTCCAGATACTGACAGGCATACTGATCTTCATACTCAGCAGGAACCTGAATATAGAGAGAAAAAAATCGGACAATCTGCTTAGAAACATTCTGCCCGAATCCATCGCAGATGAATTAAAAATGAACGATACTGTTCAACCAAAACGTTATGATAGTGTTACCGTGTTATTCACCGATATGGCAGGGTTCACTCAAATCGCGGAAAAGATGAGCCCGGAAGAATTAGTGAAGGAACTCCACTTCTTCTTTGCGGAGTTTGATAAGATCGCCAAAAAATACGGTTTAGAGAAAATCAAAACCATTGGGGACGCCTATATGGCCGTTGCTGGACTTCCTACACCGAATAATACACACGCAAGGGACGCGGTTTTCTGCGGGTTGGAATTCCAACAATTCATGAAAAAGCAAAAAATAGAAAGACAGAACCTAGGCCTCCCTACCTGGGAATTACGTTTGGGTATCCATACAGGAAGCGTAGTAGCCGGAGTGATAGGTACCGAAAAATTCGCTTACGATATCTGGGGAGACACAGTCAACACGGCAAGTCGTATGGAGAGCTCGGGAGTCGCCGGAGAAGTGAATATCTCCTTAGATACCTTCCATTTTGTGAGAGAAGATTTTATCTGCGAGTCCAGAGGATTGATAAAAGCTAAGAACAAGGGAGAGATCGAAATGTTTTTGGTAAAGGAAGCCAGAGAAGCATAA